Proteins encoded in a region of the Isosphaeraceae bacterium EP7 genome:
- a CDS encoding thiamine-phosphate kinase → MPGASEHDLIAWIRGQAATNSQTQVGIGDDCAALRFTPGRQVLVTTDLLAEGRHFRLVETNAEAVGRKALAVNLSDIAAMAGTPVAAFVAVCLPVGSAAEVAQGLLRGMMPLARQFGVSLAGGDTNSWGEGLVVAVTLLGEATERGPVFRSGAKPGDLIAVTGRLGGSILGRHLSPLPRIDEALKLHKVAPIHAMIDLSDGLSSDLRHILRESGGLGALLEAGAIPVHADAVDLSRRDGLSPLHHALDDGEDFELCLTAPAESFRLWNQALGDDFPLHQIGTIRAEPGLFIRLEDGRVEPLARGGFDHFLRDPTTDPSATNERPS, encoded by the coding sequence ATGCCCGGGGCCTCCGAACACGACCTCATCGCCTGGATTCGCGGCCAGGCCGCCACCAATTCGCAGACCCAGGTCGGCATCGGCGATGACTGTGCGGCGCTCCGGTTCACGCCCGGACGCCAAGTCCTGGTCACAACCGATCTGCTCGCCGAAGGCCGCCATTTCCGGCTGGTAGAGACCAACGCCGAGGCCGTCGGCCGCAAGGCGCTGGCGGTAAACTTGTCGGATATCGCCGCGATGGCCGGCACTCCGGTCGCCGCGTTCGTCGCCGTGTGCCTGCCGGTGGGATCGGCCGCCGAGGTGGCTCAGGGCTTGCTGCGCGGGATGATGCCGCTTGCCCGGCAGTTCGGCGTCTCACTTGCGGGCGGCGATACGAACTCGTGGGGCGAGGGGCTCGTGGTCGCCGTGACCTTGCTGGGCGAGGCGACCGAGCGTGGCCCCGTCTTCCGATCGGGTGCGAAGCCTGGGGACCTGATCGCCGTGACGGGGCGGCTGGGCGGCAGCATCCTCGGCCGCCACCTCTCCCCCCTGCCCCGGATCGACGAGGCCCTGAAGCTGCACAAAGTCGCCCCGATCCACGCGATGATCGACCTCTCCGACGGCCTCTCCTCCGACCTGCGGCATATCCTCCGCGAGAGCGGCGGCCTGGGAGCCCTGCTCGAAGCCGGGGCCATTCCGGTCCACGCCGATGCCGTGGATCTGTCCCGCCGCGACGGCCTGAGCCCCCTGCACCATGCCCTGGACGACGGCGAAGACTTCGAGCTCTGCCTCACCGCCCCCGCCGAATCGTTCCGACTCTGGAATCAGGCCCTCGGCGACGATTTCCCGCTCCACCAGATTGGCACGATCCGCGCCGAGCCCGGCCTTTTCATCCGCCTAGAAGACGGCCGGGTCGAACCTCTGGCACGCGGCGGGTTCGACCACTTCCTCCGCGATCCCACGACCGACCCGTCGGCAACGAACGAGAGGCCGAGCTGA
- a CDS encoding glycerate kinase has protein sequence MNVLIAPDKFKGCLSAAEVARAIARGVRNAAPDAVIDCIALADGGEGIVDALVESSAGTLHTANVSGPLGQSVEATYGLLGDGTTAVLEMAAASGLVLVPHDLRDPLRATTRGTGELLLHAVRGGARRVILGIGGSATNDGGAGLAQALGFRLLDVRGAELGPGGGPLSDLDRIVPPDHPPLGDAEILVACDVTNPLCGPQGASAIYGPQKGATPAMVAQLDASLEHFAAIIRRDLGVDIRDLPGAGAAGGLGAGLVAFAGGSLSPGIEIVLKTLGVSAKMERADLCLTGEGSVDHSSAYGKTVAGVGALAASLGVPAIALAGTIGPGYERLHERGIVAIFPIAPGPITLQESLARAPELLEAAAESLMRLVVGFASGPKSHLEIRNRNQEDL, from the coding sequence TTGAACGTCCTCATCGCTCCAGATAAATTCAAAGGGTGCCTCTCCGCCGCGGAGGTAGCCCGCGCGATCGCCCGGGGCGTCAGGAATGCCGCCCCCGACGCCGTCATCGACTGCATTGCCCTGGCCGACGGCGGCGAAGGGATCGTTGACGCGCTCGTCGAGTCCTCCGCCGGCACGTTGCACACCGCGAACGTCTCCGGCCCCCTGGGCCAGTCGGTCGAGGCCACCTACGGCCTGCTCGGAGACGGGACCACCGCCGTCCTGGAAATGGCCGCCGCCTCGGGCCTCGTGCTCGTCCCGCACGACCTCCGCGACCCGCTCAGGGCGACCACGCGTGGCACCGGCGAACTTCTCCTGCACGCCGTTCGGGGAGGGGCCCGCCGGGTGATCCTGGGAATCGGCGGCAGCGCCACCAACGACGGAGGCGCGGGCCTCGCTCAGGCTCTCGGGTTCAGGCTGCTCGATGTCAGGGGGGCGGAACTCGGCCCCGGCGGCGGCCCGCTGAGCGATCTCGACCGCATCGTCCCGCCCGACCATCCCCCCCTGGGCGACGCCGAGATTCTGGTCGCCTGCGACGTGACCAATCCGCTCTGCGGGCCGCAAGGGGCCTCGGCCATCTACGGACCTCAGAAGGGGGCCACCCCCGCGATGGTGGCCCAGCTCGACGCCAGCCTCGAACACTTCGCCGCAATCATCCGCCGCGACCTCGGAGTCGACATCCGCGATCTCCCCGGAGCGGGCGCCGCCGGGGGCCTGGGCGCCGGTCTCGTCGCCTTCGCCGGCGGCTCGCTCTCTCCCGGCATTGAGATCGTCCTCAAAACCCTGGGTGTGTCCGCAAAAATGGAACGGGCCGACCTCTGCCTGACGGGCGAAGGCTCGGTCGACCATTCCAGTGCCTACGGCAAAACCGTCGCCGGAGTCGGAGCCCTCGCCGCCAGTCTGGGCGTACCGGCCATCGCCCTCGCCGGCACGATCGGACCCGGCTATGAACGCCTCCACGAGCGTGGAATCGTGGCGATTTTCCCGATTGCGCCAGGGCCCATCACCCTCCAAGAATCGCTGGCCCGGGCCCCTGAACTCCTGGAGGCCGCCGCCGAAAGTCTGATGCGCCTGGTCGTCGGGTTTGCGAGCGGGCCAAAGTCTCACCTCGAGATTCGGAATAGAAACCAAGAGGATTTGTGA